A region from the Ciconia boyciana chromosome 1, ASM3463844v1, whole genome shotgun sequence genome encodes:
- the CDK17 gene encoding cyclin-dependent kinase 17 isoform X4 translates to MKKFKRRLSLTLRGSQTIDESLSELAEQMTIEENSSKDNDIVHENLKMGSDGESDQASGTSSDEVQSPTGVCLRNRIHRRISMEDLNKRLSLPADIRIPDGYLEKLQINSPPFDQPMSRRSRRASLSEIGFGKMETYIKLEKLGEGTYATVYKGRSKLTENLVALKEIRLEHEEGAPCTAIREVSLLKDLKHANIVTLHDIVHTDKSLTLVFEYLDKDLKQYMDDCGNIMSMHNVKLFLYQILRGLAYCHRRKVLHRDLKPQNLLINEKGELKLADFGLARAKSVPTKTYSNEVVTLWYRPPDVLLGSSEYSTQIDMWGVGCIFFEMASGRPLFPGSTVEDELHLIFRLLGTPCQETWPGISSSDEFRNYNFPKYKPQPLINHAPRLDTEGIELIAKFLQYESKKRISAEEAMKHAYFRSLGTRIHTLPESVSIFSLKEIQLQKDPGFRNSTYPETGHGKNRRQSMLF, encoded by the exons atattgttcatgaaaatctgaaaatggGGTCAGATGGTGAAAGTGACCAAGCTTCTGGAACATCATCTGATGAAGTTCAGTCTCCCACAGGTGTTTGTCTCAGAAACCGGATACACAGACGAATCTCAATGGAG GATTTGAACAAGCGTTTGTCCCTGCCTGCTGACATCAGGATACCTGATGGCTATCTTGAAAAGTTGCAGATTAACAGCCCACCGTTTGATCAGCCAATGAGTCGACGTTCTCGTAGAGCATCACTG TCAGAAATTGGATTTGGAAAAATGGAAACCTATATCAAGTTAGAAAAGCTTGGAGAG GGTACTTACGCAACAGTTTATAAGGGGAGAAGTAAATTGACAGAGAACCTGGTAGCTCTGAAAGAAATCCGCCTGGAACATGAAGAGGGAGCACCATGCACAGCCATAAGAGAAG TGTCATTATTAAAAGATCTGAAGCATGCAAATATTGTTACATTACACGATATTGTGCACACAGACAAGTCTTTGACTCTTGTTTTCGAATATCTG GACAAGGATCTGAAGCAGTACATGGATGACTGTGGTAACATCATGAGTATGCACAATGTAAAG CTATTTTTATACCAGATTCTTCGTGGTTTGGCATACTGTCATAGGAGAAAGGTGTTACATCGAGATCTGAAGCCACAAAATCTACTAATTAATGAGAAAGGAGAACTGAAGCTTGCAGACTTTG GATTGGCTAGAGCGAAGTCTGTTCCTACAAAGACCTATTCCAATGAAGTTGTCACATTATGGTACAGACCACCTGATGTTCTCCTCGGATCTTCAGAGTATTCAACTCAAATTGACATGTG GGGCGTTGGATGCATATTTTTTGAAATGGCATCAGGAAGGCCTCTTTTTCCTGGCTCGACCGTTGAAGATGAACTGCACTTAATTTTCAGACTTCTGG gaaCCCCATGTCAAGAAACATGGCCAGGCATTTCTTCCAGTGATGAATTTAGGAACTACAACTTTCCTAAGTATAAACCACAACCCCTCATCAACCATGCACCAAG gctaGACACAGAAGGAATTGAATTGATAGCGAAGTTCCTTCAA TATGAATCGAAGAAGAGAATTTCAGCAGAAGAGGCCATGAAACATGCATACTTCAGAAGTCTTGGAACAAGAATACACACTTTGCCTGAAA GTGTTTCAATATTCAGTCTAAAAGAGATTCAGCTGCAAAAAGACCCTGGCTTTCGAAATTCCACTTACCCAGAGACAG GACATGGGAAGAACAGAAGGCAGAGCATGCTTTTTTAA